The Paenibacillus swuensis genome contains the following window.
GATGTTCCCTCGCGATCCGCTGATCCGCTTCCTCCAGCTTTCGTGAGTTTAAACCGACATGCTCGGGTGTAGATTTTGCCCAACTTCCTTGAGACGTTCCCTGCTCCTCAAGCGCTGTGTCCCCGTTTGGCCCATGCGTGATATCCACTTCGTGCTCTGTATCTCCGACCTCGACCTTTCTTTGATCTATCGTTTCCATAACGGACAACCTCCCATCTCTCTGTTACTATCTTCTCTTATTCCCTCCAAAACAAACATTCGAATCAATAAGCGGCCAATCTAGCAATCTAGTATATTTACGGTCGGAGCCAGCCATACTGTTCACAGAGGGGACGAACGGAGGCGGATCGAGCATGCTCAGAGCGAGCAGGTACAGAAAAGGTGTATTCGGTGCTTCAATCAAAAGGGCTGCGATTTATATGCTTGTCTTTCTTAGCGGTGTCATTGTAACACAGATGATCTTTCGGACTGCCGAGGGACACACACCGATTCTAAGCGCCAGGGATAATGTTGTTCGGATTCTGGCCGTTACGGGTTCAGGCGAGGTTACCGCGGGTTCGGGATGGCTTGTGGGAGAGCGTGAGCACAGCGACGCCCGGTATGTGGTCACAAGCTATCATGTCACGGTTAACGGCGAAGCCTTATATGTTCAACAACAAGGGAAGACAATAGAGGCCGTTCCTGTGGCAGCGGATCCGTTGCGGGATTTAATTGTTCTGGGCATTGCCGAGCCTTTACCTGGACGTTCGGGACTCCGTTTATCCGATTATCGCGAGGCCGAGCCTACGGAGCAGCTATGGGCATTGGGATTTCCGGCGGTATCGGACACCGTTTCGGGTGAGATGAGCTCGAATACCGAGGAAGTCACGATTACGAACGGCATTGTCAGCAGGATGGCGGTAGACCCCGCGGGTCGGCACATTATTCAGATGACCGCACCAATCAACAATGGCAGTTCCGGGGGACCGGTGTTGAATGGACGGGGTGAAGTCATCGGCGTGAACACCTTCAAAGCGTTGGAGGATTCACAAGGCGTATTCGGCGCGGTCCATAAAGACGAGTTGATTCCATTATTAAAGGATGCCGGAGTGCAAAGGGATTATAAATCGGTTTTCAGCCCCCTTTCCTTTATTAAATGGATAGAATTCATTCCTGTAGTGTTGTGGTCAGGTTTATTATTGTTGTGGGTGTTTGCATATCGCAAAGCGGATTATCGAGTTTACCGATCATAGGGATGAGCGGCTTCTTTTTCAATTTAATGTTTAACTTGTCCCACATTAGGGTAATGATTCGGTAAACAAGTTCCGATAAAGTATTTACAGCAATTTAACATGAAATGCTTTCAACATGTGCCGGACCTTGTTATAATGAACGTGTATTGAAAGATACATATTCTTGGGATTTTTGCTATACACTACACCATGTCACACCGCTCCTTCTGTACAGCGGAACGACGCACCGTAGAATTGCCGAATGTGCTTTTTTATGACAATGGGAGGGATTCAGTGTGGCCAAAAGGAACGATGAAGTGAAAGAAAGTGTTATGGAAATGGCACGTATTTTTCAACCCCGGGACCCCAGAAAATTTGTAAAGGAGTATGTGAAGAAGTACAGAATTATGGGTGGCTATGAAGACGAATTGACATTGATCGTTGAAACCGAAATGCAGAAGATGAAGCTGGCTTCATTAGCGCAAGGATAGTTGAACGCGCGGCTCAACGAACGATTACATATAACAGACTAGATATGAATTACCTTTCGAGGTAACGGATGGCGGAGAGACTTGGGGAAAGAGCCCGGGTTTCTTTTTTTTTTGCGTCCAAAAAAATCCGGATGTTGAGTGAAGTTTGGTGACGCGGCATACATTATGATATATTGAAAATACATGTAACGGAGGGGAACCACTTTGATCGTAATCAAGACACAAGAACAGATCTCCAAGATGAAAGAGGCGGGCAAGATTCTCGCCGATT
Protein-coding sequences here:
- a CDS encoding S1C family serine protease translates to MLRASRYRKGVFGASIKRAAIYMLVFLSGVIVTQMIFRTAEGHTPILSARDNVVRILAVTGSGEVTAGSGWLVGEREHSDARYVVTSYHVTVNGEALYVQQQGKTIEAVPVAADPLRDLIVLGIAEPLPGRSGLRLSDYREAEPTEQLWALGFPAVSDTVSGEMSSNTEEVTITNGIVSRMAVDPAGRHIIQMTAPINNGSSGGPVLNGRGEVIGVNTFKALEDSQGVFGAVHKDELIPLLKDAGVQRDYKSVFSPLSFIKWIEFIPVVLWSGLLLLWVFAYRKADYRVYRS